In Marasmius oreades isolate 03SP1 chromosome 1, whole genome shotgun sequence, one DNA window encodes the following:
- the CSR2 gene encoding Chitin synthase regulator 2 — translation MYATQQRPVSQFSQNPSLPTNDYQQSPMKSRSGPSPMFNEHQYDEGDGPVGYHDGGYMSAQHQDDDFFSGDANGTTNAQYYADNSYSRSAATQSVRAPSPPPGPILDHSHLRPGNQASLLSHERTLELYRANAKKTQDPDLQFEFAVFMIDASKSLPIPEEREGNLLQVEKAIEKREDFIREAMGLLKRLADRGHPSSQYFLADCYANGIGTTRNKQDFDRAYPLFVLAAKHGHTDAAYRAGTCCENGWGCRRESAKALQFFRKAAAASHPGSMYRLGIAELNGELGLSKRPKEGVKWLKRSAEHATAEFPHALHELALLHERGINDVVFVDYEYSTELLAQAAELGYAPSAYRLGECYEYGKMGCPQDPALSIHYYNIAAQQSHRDACFALTAWYLVGSPGVLPQSDTEAFLWAQKAAEAGLVKAMYAVGYFSEVGIGTPADMPEAIKWYKRAAEQGDKRAIQRLKGSQTQAMRQPGGPGSVLHRDSSGDGGDGKNKDKDCVIM, via the exons ATGTATGCCACTCAACAGCGGCCAGTATCACAGTTCTCTCAGAACCCTTCGTTACCAACAAATGATTATCAGCAGAGCCCAATGAAGTCAAGATCAGGGCCTTCACCCATGTTTAACGAACATCAGTATGACGAGGGTGATGGACCTGTAGGTTACCATGATGGGGGTTATATGTCGGCTCAGCACCAGGACGACGATTTCTTTAGTGGAGATGCCAATGGAACTACAAATGCTCAATATTACGCCGATAACTCCTACTCGCGTTCAGCAGCGACACAGTCCGTTCGCGCgccatctcctcctccaggcCCCATTCTCGACCATTCTCATTTACGACCGGGAAACCAAGCCTCGCTACTATCACATGAACGAACTCTAGAACTCTACCGAGCTAATGCCAAAAAGACGCAGGATCCGGATCTCCAGTTCGAGTTTGCGGTGTTCATGATCGACGCCTCAAAATCGCTCCCAATCCCCGAAGAACGAGAAGGGAATTTACTACAAGTGGAGAAGGCTATAGAGAAACGAGAGGACTTCATCCGGGAAGCGATGGGGCTGTTGAAACGACTTGCAGATAGGGGGCATCCTTCATCACAGTACTTCCTTGCCGATTGTTACGCCAATGGCATCGGGACGACGAGGAACAAGCAGGACTTTGATCGCGCGTACCCGTTATTTGTTCTTGCCGCCAAGCATGGTCATACAGATGCAGCTTACCGTGCTGGTACATGTTGCGAAAATGGCTGGGGTTGTCGACGAGAATCCGCGAAAGCGCTGCAATTTTTCCGGAAAGCAGCTGCCGCTTCACATCCTGGATCTATGTACCGATTGGGCATAGCGGAGCTGAACGGGGAGCTGGGACTATCGAAGAGACCTAAGGAGGGCGTTAAATGGTTGAAGAGGAGTGCAGAGCATGCGACAGCCGAGTTTCCTCATGCGCTGCACGAGTTGGCTCTCCTCCATGAGCGAGGGATAAATGATGTTGTTTTTGTGGACTACGAGTACTCGACAGAATTATTGGCTCAAGCGGCTGAGTTGGGATATGCCCCGAGTGCGTATCGGTTAGGTGAATGCTATGAGTACGGTAAGATGGGTTGTCCACAGGATCCAGCCCTATCAATACACTACTAT AACATCGCTGCCCAACAGAGCCATCGTGATGCATGCTTCGCACTGACCGCGTGGTATCTTGTTGGTTCACCAGGCGTGCTACCTCAGTCCGACACTGAAGCGTTTCTCTGGGCACAGAAAGCAGCAGAGGCCGGTCTCGTTAAGGCCATGTACGCGGTTGGCTACTTTTCGGAAGTCGGGATAGGAACACCTGCTGATATGCCTGA GGCGATAAAGTGGTACAAGCGTGCCGCTGAGCAGGGTGACAAGCGCGCCATTCAGCGTCTGAAGGGATCACAAACACAAGCCATGAGGCAACCTGGAGGACCTGGTTCGGTTCTGCATCGTGACAGTTCTGGAGATGGCGGAGATGGTAAAAACAAAGATAAAGACTGTGTCATCATGTAG
- a CDS encoding uncharacterized protein (BUSCO:EOG09260IU8): MSSTSSIAECLSSTLSSDPNARMAAELKLAELMNSPGTGLGLSQLVITQDADLSLRQSASIVLRKYVRERWSPYFSTFKGSAPSIEIKSQIRQAVFHGLSDPSSQIRSSCAHTLSSIANCDWPDEYPDLLDSLINLISCNSPNSVHGAMQVFTEFINNDLTEDQILPVLRNLLPVLLNILGSAKTQTPLTRSRSIAVFRQCVISLFMVKDQHPQVVKEAIASVLPVWLEAFKVLLNIDPKQDLTEDTKWEGLAVRIQLFKVLDTIHTSFPRVIVPYLNELLNPSLNHLVTLYSIYDQYYLAATETAPLSSEDEPVSLPQLVTSAMDFVASVARGGRAREWFNGDRAAAMISAVFNYIQMTDEDEETWGSNANAFVAQEDDDLVNYSVRVAGLDLLTALMDRNPAQATTSCHNVIQQIVASSEQTRASGKDDWWRPLEAGLTAVGSQADTIQDCIEEEQESGRNSPINIESLLTDVIPSILGLSSFPFLQGRGFVFASQFAKLLPVQLAGHYLDAAVQVIESGNAGIPIKVSAVKAVHNFCLGSDDSALTPFVPRIAKDLGPFLLATSEDTLSLVLETLAVVLDVDDGKWMTPDLATSLVAATLNVWSKNNKDPIFLSIFPDIMKSLAASKTPGIYEVVVKQALPALCVSITGASQDQSYIAGSAIELVGSLVRAASDGNLGEGFFNLLAPSLFKCLAEAEDRDVLQNGITCLTLVIRKDCAQLLNWRDSSQSGLDYVLRLVAKILKGEDESAGLTIGELIIHLLRRAGESVLPVLPELLHAMVSRMQTAKTATFIQSLVIPFAFLINNQRDTVLALLEEMNIHGRTGLDVLIQTWCENAETFQGFWQSRSSTIALTQLYVSERPSLQNLMVKGDIIMKPETKNVIMTRSRTKTMPTEFTSLPFPVKAIKILLHEVQSGGESATMGASQDDVQDIDSEDGDEDWADTGDSMTRRDTELEFLSELIGPKGMAFDNDDILDVSDDEDLKDDPTSQIDIQEHLLSFFRECATRNTNQFSNIVDQLTAEESLVVWKAVNGN, encoded by the exons ATGTCTTCCACTTCAAGCATCGCAGAGTGCCTCTCCTCAACTCTTAGTTCGGATCCAAATGCTAGGATGGCAGCAGAACTTAAATTGGCGGAACTCATGAACTCACCAG GGACAGGTTTGGGCCTATCGCAGCTAGTTATCACGCAGGATGCAGATCTGAGTCTGCGCCAG TCAGCAAGTATCGTGCTACGAAAATATGTCAGAGAAAGATGGTCTCCGTATTTCTCAACATTCAAAGGATCTGCACCTTCTATAGAA ATAAAATCACAAATTCGCCAGGCTGTCTTCCACGGACTGTCAGATCCCTCCTCCCAAATCCGCTCGTCATGC GCCCATACTCTCTCTTCAATCGCCAACTGTGATTGGCCAGATGAATACCCCGACCTTCTTGATTCCTTGATCAATCTCATTTCGTGCAATTCTCCCAACTCGGTGCATGGCGCCATGCAAGTCTTCACGGAGTTCATCAACAATGACCTGACCGAAGACcaaattcttcctgttctccGAAATCTTTTACCAGTGCTGTTGAATATACTCGGCTCGGCGAAG ACACAAACACCTCTCACACGCTCCAGGTCTATAGCAGTTTTCCGACAATGTGTTATCTCCCTATTCATGGTGAAGGATCAACATCCGCAGGTTGTGAAAGAAGCGATCGCGTCGGTACTACCGGTCTGGTTGGAAGCATTCAAAGTTCTTCTGAATATCGACCCGAAGCAAGACCTAACCGAAGATACCAAATGGGAAGGGTTGGCGGTTCGAATCCAGTTATTCAAG GTACTTGATACGATACACACTTCGTTCCCGCGTGTGATTGTGCCATACCTCAATGAGCTTTTAAACCCATCTCTGAATCATCTGGTCACCCTTTATTCCATCTACGACCAGTACTACCTTGCCGCAACCGAGACAGCTCCTTTGTCATCTGAAGATGAACCCGTATCACTACCTCAACTTGTAACTTCTGCCATGGATTTCGTGGCTTCAGTCGCCAGGGGCGGTCGGGCTCGGGAATGGTTCAATGGTGACCGAGCTGCTGCCATGATTTCGGCTGTTTTCAATTATATCCAGATGaccgatgaagatgaagagactTGGGGCAGTAATGCTAATGCTTTCGTCGCTCAAGAAGATGATGACCTCGTCAACTACAGTGTCCGCGTTGCTGGCCTTGATCTACTCACG GCGTTGATGGACCGAAATCCAGCCCAGGCAACGACTAGCTGCCACAATGTTATCCAACAAATTGTAGCATCTTCCGAACAGACTCGTGCCTCCGGGAAAGATGACTG GTGGCGCCCTTTGGAAGCGGGACTTACGGCTGTCGGTTCACAAGCAGACACGATTCAGGATTGTATTGAAGAAGAGCAAGAATCGGGACGGAATAGCCCTATCAACATTGAATCCTTGCTTACCGATGTGATTCCGTCCATTCTTGGGCTGTCCT CCTTCCCATTCTTACAAGGCCGCGGATTTGTGTTTGCTAGTCAATTCGCCAAACTACTACCTGTTCAACTAGCAGGGCATTACCTTGACGCTGCCGTTCAAGTCATTGAATCAGGCAACGCTGGGATACCCATTAAGGTCTCTGCGGTCAAAGCGGTACACAA TTTCTGTCTAGGCTCAGATGATTCGGCCTTGACTCCCTTCGTTCCTAGAATAGCGAAAGACCTCGGTCCATTCTTATTGGCGACCTCTGAAGACACACTTTCGTTGGTACTTGAGACTCTGGCGGTTGTTctagatgtcgatgatggtAAATGGATGACGCCTGATTTGGCTACTTCCTTAGTAGCGGCCACGCTTAACGTTTGGTCGAAGAATAATAAAG ACCCAATatttctttctatcttcccGGACATTATGAAATCGCTGGCTGCGTCGAAGACACCTGGCATTTATGAAGTAGTCGTCAAGCAAGCGTTGCCTGCCCTCTGCGTGTCAATAACTGGTGCCTCCCAAGACCAGTCTTATATCGCTGGTTCAGCGATAGAATTAGTTGGTAGCTTAGTGCGCGCTGCCTCGGACGGTAACCTCGGCGAAGgattcttcaacctcctagCTCCGAGTCTATTCAAGTGTCTCGCGGAAGCCGAAGACCGCGACGTTTTACAG AACGGCATAACCTGTCTGACACTTGTTATCCGAAAAGACTGCGCTCAGCTTCTCAACTGGCGTGATTCAAGCCAAAGTGGGCTGGACTACGTGTTGAGATTGGTCGCCAAAATTTTGAAAGGCGAAGACGAGTCTGCTGGTCTCACGATTGGGGAGTTGATTATTCACCTCCTGCGAAGGGCTGGAGAATCTGTACTTCCTGTCTTGCCAGAGCTACTCCATGCGATGGTCTCACGGATGCAAACTGCCAAGACAGCTACATTTATCCAG AGTCTGGTGATTCCGTTCGCTTTCTTGATCAACAATCAACGTGATACTGTCTTGGCCCTCCTGGAGGAAATGAACATCCATGGCCGTACTGGCCTCGACGTACTCATCCAGACGTGGTGTGAGAATGCCGAAACTTTCCAAGGATTCTGGCAGTCTCGGAGCAGTACAATAGCATTGACACAACTCTATGTCTCGGAGAGGCCGAGCTTGCAGAACCTTATGGTGAAAGGAGATATTATCATGAAGCCTGAAACCAAAAAcg TTATCATGACACGGTCACGTACGAAGACCA TGCCGACCGAATTTACCTCATTACCGTTTCCTGTCAAAGCCATTAAAATTCTGCTCCATGAGGTACAATCGGGTGGTGAATCGGCAACTATGGGAGCTTCACAAGACGACGTGCAAGATATTGATTCTGAAGATGGA GACGAAGATTGGGCCGACACCGGTGACTCCATGACCCGGAGGGATACTGAACTTGAATTCCTCTCTGAATTGATAGGTCCAAAAGGAATGGCTTTCGACAACGACGATATTTTGGATGTTAGCGACGATGAGGACTTGAAGGACGATCCTACTTCTCAGATAGACATACAG GAACATCTCCTGTCCTTCTTCCGAGAATGCGCCACCAGAAATACGAACCAGTTCTCAAATATAGTTGATCAACTGACGGCTGAGGAGTCCCTAGTTGTTTGGAAGGCTGTGAACGGAAACTAA
- a CDS encoding uncharacterized protein (BUSCO:EOG09260IU8), with protein MSSTSSIAECLSSTLSSDPNARMAAELKLAELMNSPGTGLGLSQLVITQDADLSLRQSASIVLRKYVRERWSPYFSTFKGSAPSIEIKSQIRQAVFHGLSDPSSQIRSSCAHTLSSIANCDWPDEYPDLLDSLINLISCNSPNSVHGAMQVFTEFINNDLTEDQILPVLRNLLPVLLNILGSAKTQTPLTRSRSIAVFRQCVISLFMVKDQHPQVVKEAIASVLPVWLEAFKVLLNIDPKQDLTEDTKWEGLAVRIQLFKVLDTIHTSFPRVIVPYLNELLNPSLNHLVTLYSIYDQYYLAATETAPLSSEDEPVSLPQLVTSAMDFVASVARGGRAREWFNGDRAAAMISAVFNYIQMTDEDEETWGSNANAFVAQEDDDLVNYSVRVAGLDLLTALMDRNPAQATTSCHNVIQQIVASSEQTRASGKDDWWRPLEAGLTAVGSQADTIQDCIEEEQESGRNSPINIESLLTDVIPSILGLSSFPFLQGRGFVFASQFAKLLPVQLAGHYLDAAVQVIESGNAGIPIKVSAVKAVHNFCLGSDDSALTPFVPRIAKDLGPFLLATSEDTLSLVLETLAVVLDVDDGKWMTPDLATSLVAATLNVWSKNNKDPIFLSIFPDIMKSLAASKTPGIYEVVVKQALPALCVSITGASQDQSYIAGSAIELVGSLVRAASDGNLGEGFFNLLAPSLFKCLAEAEDRDVLQNGITCLTLVIRKDCAQLLNWRDSSQSGLDYVLRLVAKILKGEDESAGLTIGELIIHLLRRAGESVLPVLPELLHAMVSRMQTAKTATFIQSLVIPFAFLINNQRDTVLALLEEMNIHGRTGLDVLIQTWCENAETFQGFWQSRSSTIALTQLYVSERPSLQNLMVKGDIIMKPETKNVIMTRSRTKTSTRFHIFSFSRLRE; from the exons ATGTCTTCCACTTCAAGCATCGCAGAGTGCCTCTCCTCAACTCTTAGTTCGGATCCAAATGCTAGGATGGCAGCAGAACTTAAATTGGCGGAACTCATGAACTCACCAG GGACAGGTTTGGGCCTATCGCAGCTAGTTATCACGCAGGATGCAGATCTGAGTCTGCGCCAG TCAGCAAGTATCGTGCTACGAAAATATGTCAGAGAAAGATGGTCTCCGTATTTCTCAACATTCAAAGGATCTGCACCTTCTATAGAA ATAAAATCACAAATTCGCCAGGCTGTCTTCCACGGACTGTCAGATCCCTCCTCCCAAATCCGCTCGTCATGC GCCCATACTCTCTCTTCAATCGCCAACTGTGATTGGCCAGATGAATACCCCGACCTTCTTGATTCCTTGATCAATCTCATTTCGTGCAATTCTCCCAACTCGGTGCATGGCGCCATGCAAGTCTTCACGGAGTTCATCAACAATGACCTGACCGAAGACcaaattcttcctgttctccGAAATCTTTTACCAGTGCTGTTGAATATACTCGGCTCGGCGAAG ACACAAACACCTCTCACACGCTCCAGGTCTATAGCAGTTTTCCGACAATGTGTTATCTCCCTATTCATGGTGAAGGATCAACATCCGCAGGTTGTGAAAGAAGCGATCGCGTCGGTACTACCGGTCTGGTTGGAAGCATTCAAAGTTCTTCTGAATATCGACCCGAAGCAAGACCTAACCGAAGATACCAAATGGGAAGGGTTGGCGGTTCGAATCCAGTTATTCAAG GTACTTGATACGATACACACTTCGTTCCCGCGTGTGATTGTGCCATACCTCAATGAGCTTTTAAACCCATCTCTGAATCATCTGGTCACCCTTTATTCCATCTACGACCAGTACTACCTTGCCGCAACCGAGACAGCTCCTTTGTCATCTGAAGATGAACCCGTATCACTACCTCAACTTGTAACTTCTGCCATGGATTTCGTGGCTTCAGTCGCCAGGGGCGGTCGGGCTCGGGAATGGTTCAATGGTGACCGAGCTGCTGCCATGATTTCGGCTGTTTTCAATTATATCCAGATGaccgatgaagatgaagagactTGGGGCAGTAATGCTAATGCTTTCGTCGCTCAAGAAGATGATGACCTCGTCAACTACAGTGTCCGCGTTGCTGGCCTTGATCTACTCACG GCGTTGATGGACCGAAATCCAGCCCAGGCAACGACTAGCTGCCACAATGTTATCCAACAAATTGTAGCATCTTCCGAACAGACTCGTGCCTCCGGGAAAGATGACTG GTGGCGCCCTTTGGAAGCGGGACTTACGGCTGTCGGTTCACAAGCAGACACGATTCAGGATTGTATTGAAGAAGAGCAAGAATCGGGACGGAATAGCCCTATCAACATTGAATCCTTGCTTACCGATGTGATTCCGTCCATTCTTGGGCTGTCCT CCTTCCCATTCTTACAAGGCCGCGGATTTGTGTTTGCTAGTCAATTCGCCAAACTACTACCTGTTCAACTAGCAGGGCATTACCTTGACGCTGCCGTTCAAGTCATTGAATCAGGCAACGCTGGGATACCCATTAAGGTCTCTGCGGTCAAAGCGGTACACAA TTTCTGTCTAGGCTCAGATGATTCGGCCTTGACTCCCTTCGTTCCTAGAATAGCGAAAGACCTCGGTCCATTCTTATTGGCGACCTCTGAAGACACACTTTCGTTGGTACTTGAGACTCTGGCGGTTGTTctagatgtcgatgatggtAAATGGATGACGCCTGATTTGGCTACTTCCTTAGTAGCGGCCACGCTTAACGTTTGGTCGAAGAATAATAAAG ACCCAATatttctttctatcttcccGGACATTATGAAATCGCTGGCTGCGTCGAAGACACCTGGCATTTATGAAGTAGTCGTCAAGCAAGCGTTGCCTGCCCTCTGCGTGTCAATAACTGGTGCCTCCCAAGACCAGTCTTATATCGCTGGTTCAGCGATAGAATTAGTTGGTAGCTTAGTGCGCGCTGCCTCGGACGGTAACCTCGGCGAAGgattcttcaacctcctagCTCCGAGTCTATTCAAGTGTCTCGCGGAAGCCGAAGACCGCGACGTTTTACAG AACGGCATAACCTGTCTGACACTTGTTATCCGAAAAGACTGCGCTCAGCTTCTCAACTGGCGTGATTCAAGCCAAAGTGGGCTGGACTACGTGTTGAGATTGGTCGCCAAAATTTTGAAAGGCGAAGACGAGTCTGCTGGTCTCACGATTGGGGAGTTGATTATTCACCTCCTGCGAAGGGCTGGAGAATCTGTACTTCCTGTCTTGCCAGAGCTACTCCATGCGATGGTCTCACGGATGCAAACTGCCAAGACAGCTACATTTATCCAG AGTCTGGTGATTCCGTTCGCTTTCTTGATCAACAATCAACGTGATACTGTCTTGGCCCTCCTGGAGGAAATGAACATCCATGGCCGTACTGGCCTCGACGTACTCATCCAGACGTGGTGTGAGAATGCCGAAACTTTCCAAGGATTCTGGCAGTCTCGGAGCAGTACAATAGCATTGACACAACTCTATGTCTCGGAGAGGCCGAGCTTGCAGAACCTTATGGTGAAAGGAGATATTATCATGAAGCCTGAAACCAAAAAcg TTATCATGACACGGTCACGTACGAAGACCAGTACGCGTTTCCATATTTTCTCTTTCAGCAGATTAAGGGAATGA